In Pseudomonas fluorescens, one genomic interval encodes:
- a CDS encoding glutamine synthetase family protein yields the protein MSNNLDQLTDWLKDHKITEVECMIGDLTGITRGKISPTNKFIAEKGMRLPESVLLQTVTGDYVEDDIYYELLDPADIDMICRPDQNAVYLVPWAIEPTAQVIHDTYDKQGNPIELSPRNVLKKVLKLYSDKGWQPIVAPEMEFYLTKRSDDPDYPLQPPIGRSGRPEIGRQSFSIEAANEFDPLFEDVYDWCELQELDLDTLIHEDGTAQMEINFRHGDALSLADQILVFKRTMREAALKHDVAATFMAKPMTGEPGSAMHLHQSIIDIETGKNVFSNEDGTMSQLFLHHIGGLQKLIPELLPLFAPNVNSFRRFLPDTSAPVNVEWGEENRTVGLRVPDAGPQNRRVENRLPGADANPYLAIAASLLCGYIGMVEGLNPSAPVVGRGYERRNLRLPLTIEDALERMENSATIEKYLGKTFITGYVAVKRAEHENFKRVISSWEREYLLFAV from the coding sequence ATGAGTAACAACCTCGACCAGCTCACCGATTGGTTGAAAGACCACAAGATCACAGAAGTCGAATGCATGATCGGCGACTTGACCGGTATTACCCGGGGCAAGATCTCGCCGACCAACAAGTTCATCGCCGAAAAGGGCATGCGCCTGCCGGAAAGCGTGCTGTTGCAGACCGTGACTGGCGACTACGTCGAAGACGACATCTATTACGAACTGCTCGACCCGGCCGACATCGACATGATCTGCCGCCCCGACCAGAACGCGGTGTACCTGGTGCCATGGGCCATCGAGCCGACCGCCCAGGTGATCCACGACACCTACGACAAGCAAGGCAACCCGATCGAGCTGTCGCCGCGCAACGTCCTCAAGAAAGTCCTGAAGCTTTATTCCGACAAGGGCTGGCAGCCGATCGTGGCGCCGGAGATGGAGTTCTACCTGACCAAGCGCAGTGACGACCCCGACTATCCGTTGCAGCCGCCAATCGGCCGTTCGGGCCGTCCGGAAATCGGTCGTCAGTCGTTCTCGATCGAAGCGGCGAACGAATTCGACCCGCTGTTCGAAGACGTCTACGACTGGTGCGAACTGCAGGAGCTGGACCTCGACACGCTGATCCACGAAGACGGCACGGCGCAGATGGAAATCAACTTCCGTCACGGCGATGCACTGTCGCTGGCCGATCAGATTCTGGTGTTCAAGCGCACCATGCGCGAAGCCGCGCTCAAGCATGACGTGGCCGCAACCTTCATGGCCAAGCCGATGACCGGTGAGCCGGGCAGTGCCATGCACCTGCACCAGAGCATCATCGACATCGAGACCGGCAAGAACGTGTTCTCCAATGAAGACGGGACCATGAGCCAGCTGTTCCTGCACCACATCGGTGGTCTGCAGAAACTGATCCCGGAATTGCTCCCGCTGTTCGCACCGAACGTCAACTCGTTCCGCCGCTTCCTGCCGGACACTTCGGCGCCGGTGAACGTGGAGTGGGGCGAAGAGAACCGCACTGTGGGCCTGCGCGTACCGGATGCCGGTCCGCAGAACCGCCGCGTGGAAAACCGCCTGCCGGGCGCCGACGCCAACCCGTACCTGGCGATTGCCGCGAGCCTGCTCTGCGGTTACATCGGCATGGTCGAGGGCCTCAACCCAAGCGCGCCAGTGGTGGGTCGTGGCTATGAGCGCCGCAACCTGCGCCTGCCGCTGACCATCGAAGACGCGCTGGAGCGTATGGAAAACAGCGCGACCATCGAGAAATACCTGGGCAAGACCTTCATCACCGGCTACGTCGCGGTCAAGCGGGCCGAGCATGAAAACTTCAAGCGCGTGATCAGTTCCTGGGAGCGTGAGTACCTGCTCTTCGCCGTCTGA
- a CDS encoding TOBE domain-containing protein: MTIKAINVRNQFKGSIKEIVLGDVLSEIDVQTASGIVTSVITTRSVKELELAVGSEVIAFVKSTEVSIAKL, translated from the coding sequence ATGACTATCAAAGCCATCAACGTGCGCAACCAGTTCAAAGGCTCGATCAAGGAGATCGTTCTCGGCGACGTGCTGTCGGAAATCGACGTGCAAACCGCTTCCGGCATCGTCACTTCAGTGATCACCACCCGCTCGGTCAAGGAGCTGGAACTGGCGGTGGGCAGCGAGGTGATCGCCTTCGTGAAATCCACCGAGGTGTCGATCGCCAAGTTGTAA
- a CDS encoding glutamine synthetase family protein encodes MSVPPRAVQLNEANAFLKEHPEVLYVDLLIADMNGVVRGKRIERTSLHKVYEKGINLPASLFALDINGSTVESTGLGLDIGDADRICYPIPDTLCNEPWQKRPTAQLLMTMHELEGDPFFADPREVLRQVVAKFDELGLTICAAFELEFYLIDQENVNGRPQPPRSPISGKRPHSTQVYLIDDLDEYVDCLQDILEGAKEQGIPADAIVKESAPAQFEVNLHHVADPIKACDYAVLLKRLIKNIAYDHEMDTTFMAKPYPGQAGNGLHVHISVLDKDGKNIFASEDPEQNAALRHAIGGVLETLPAQMAFLCPNVNSYRRFGAQFYVPNSPCWGLDNRTVAIRVPTGSADAVRIEHRVAGADANPYLLMASVLAGVHHGLVNKIEPGAPVEGNSYEQNEQSLPNNLRDALRELDDSEVMAKYIDPKYIDIFVACKESELEEFEHSISDLEYNWYLHTV; translated from the coding sequence ATGTCGGTACCCCCGCGTGCCGTTCAGCTTAACGAAGCGAACGCGTTCCTTAAGGAACATCCTGAGGTTCTGTACGTTGACCTTCTGATTGCGGATATGAATGGTGTGGTGCGCGGCAAGCGCATCGAACGCACCAGCCTCCACAAGGTTTACGAGAAAGGCATCAACCTGCCGGCCTCTCTATTTGCTCTGGATATCAATGGTTCTACGGTGGAAAGCACCGGCCTGGGTCTGGACATCGGCGACGCCGACCGGATCTGCTATCCAATCCCCGATACCCTGTGCAACGAGCCATGGCAGAAGCGCCCTACCGCGCAACTGTTGATGACCATGCACGAACTCGAGGGTGACCCGTTCTTCGCCGATCCGCGCGAAGTGCTCCGTCAAGTTGTTGCAAAGTTTGACGAGCTGGGCTTGACCATCTGCGCCGCGTTCGAACTGGAGTTCTACCTGATCGACCAGGAAAACGTGAACGGCCGTCCACAGCCGCCACGCTCGCCGATCTCCGGCAAACGCCCGCACTCGACTCAGGTCTACCTGATCGACGACCTCGACGAATACGTCGACTGCCTCCAGGACATTCTGGAAGGTGCCAAAGAGCAAGGCATCCCGGCCGACGCCATCGTCAAGGAAAGTGCCCCGGCGCAGTTCGAAGTGAACCTGCACCACGTCGCCGACCCGATCAAGGCGTGCGACTACGCAGTCCTGCTCAAGCGTCTGATCAAGAACATCGCCTACGACCATGAAATGGACACCACCTTCATGGCCAAGCCGTATCCGGGCCAGGCGGGTAATGGTCTGCACGTCCATATCTCGGTGCTCGACAAAGATGGCAAGAACATCTTTGCAAGCGAGGATCCCGAGCAGAACGCCGCGCTGCGTCACGCGATCGGCGGTGTGCTCGAGACCCTGCCGGCGCAGATGGCTTTCCTCTGCCCGAACGTCAACTCGTACCGTCGCTTCGGCGCGCAGTTCTATGTACCGAACTCGCCGTGCTGGGGCCTGGATAACCGCACCGTGGCGATCCGCGTACCGACCGGCTCAGCCGATGCCGTGCGTATCGAACACCGCGTGGCCGGCGCCGACGCCAACCCGTACCTGCTGATGGCTTCGGTCCTGGCCGGTGTGCATCACGGTCTAGTGAACAAGATCGAACCGGGCGCTCCGGTCGAAGGCAATAGCTACGAGCAGAACGAACAAAGCCTGCCGAACAACTTGCGCGATGCCCTGCGCGAGCTGGACGACAGCGAGGTGATGGCCAAGTACATCGATCCTAAGTACATCGATATCTTCGTCGCCTGCAAGGAAAGCGAGCTGGAGGAGTTCGAACACTCCATCTCCGACCTTGAGTACAACTGGTATCTGCATACCGTTTAA
- a CDS encoding sulfonate ABC transporter substrate-binding protein → MRTVFLRRGLVALFAAAVSFGAITQAQAETLRIGYQKYGTLVLLKAKGTLEKRLAAQGVDVQWTEFPGGPQLLEGLNVGSIDFGVTGETPPVFAQAAGADLLYVAYEPPAPNSEAILVQKDSPIKSVADLKGKKVALNKGSNVHYLLVRALEDAGLKYSDIQTVFLPPADARAAFERGSVDAWVIWDPYQAAAEKQLQAHTLRDGKGIVDNHQFYLATKPYAQKNPEVIKTLVEEVRAVGEWSKANPEDVTQQVAPLLGLPADITLTSVKRQGYGALFLTPDVVAAQQKIADTFYQLKLIPKPLSIKDVIWTPPAAVAQSSVTQAQ, encoded by the coding sequence ATGCGCACTGTATTTTTGCGTCGTGGTCTGGTCGCTCTGTTTGCTGCGGCTGTGTCCTTCGGCGCCATCACTCAAGCTCAAGCCGAGACATTGCGGATCGGTTATCAGAAGTACGGCACGCTGGTGCTGCTCAAGGCCAAAGGCACTCTGGAAAAGCGTCTGGCCGCCCAAGGCGTGGACGTGCAATGGACTGAATTCCCCGGCGGCCCGCAGCTGCTGGAAGGCCTGAACGTTGGCTCGATCGACTTCGGTGTTACCGGCGAAACCCCTCCGGTATTCGCTCAGGCTGCCGGCGCTGATCTGCTCTACGTCGCCTACGAACCGCCAGCGCCGAACAGCGAAGCGATCCTTGTACAGAAAGACTCGCCAATCAAATCGGTGGCGGATCTCAAGGGCAAGAAAGTCGCCCTGAACAAAGGCTCCAACGTGCACTACCTGCTGGTTCGCGCATTGGAAGATGCCGGTCTCAAATACTCCGATATCCAGACCGTGTTCCTGCCGCCGGCCGATGCTCGCGCCGCGTTCGAGCGTGGCAGCGTCGATGCCTGGGTAATCTGGGATCCGTACCAGGCCGCTGCCGAGAAACAGCTGCAAGCGCACACCCTGCGTGACGGCAAAGGCATCGTCGACAACCATCAGTTCTACCTCGCGACCAAACCCTACGCGCAGAAAAATCCCGAGGTGATCAAGACCCTTGTCGAAGAAGTGCGCGCCGTTGGCGAGTGGTCCAAAGCCAACCCTGAAGACGTGACCCAGCAGGTCGCGCCGCTGCTCGGCCTGCCGGCGGACATCACCCTGACCTCGGTGAAACGCCAGGGCTACGGTGCGTTGTTCCTGACCCCGGACGTGGTCGCCGCGCAACAGAAAATCGCCGACACCTTCTACCAGCTCAAGCTGATTCCCAAGCCGTTGAGCATCAAGGATGTGATCTGGACACCACCGGCCGCTGTGGCCCAAAGCTCGGTTACCCAAGCCCAGTAA
- the ssuB gene encoding aliphatic sulfonates ABC transporter ATP-binding protein, which produces MTAQQPPRLLRGIPLVVRNLQKTFGARQVLRDIDLHIPAGQFVAVVGRSGCGKSTFLRLLAGLDHPTGGDLLAGAAPLSDAREDTRLMFQEARLLPWKKIIDNVGLGLKGNWRSQALEALEAVGLADRANEWPAALSGGQKQRVALARALIHQPRLLLLDEPLGALDALTRIEMQQLIERLWQKHGFTVLLVTHDVSEAVAIADRVILIEDGEVGLDLQVELPRPRVRGSHRLAALETEVLNRVLSLPGEPPEPEPVSPLPTQLRWAQ; this is translated from the coding sequence ATGACCGCTCAACAACCTCCACGCCTGCTGCGCGGGATTCCGCTGGTGGTGCGCAACCTGCAGAAAACCTTTGGTGCGCGGCAAGTGCTGCGCGACATCGACCTGCACATTCCGGCGGGGCAATTCGTCGCCGTGGTCGGACGCAGCGGGTGCGGCAAGAGCACCTTCCTGCGCTTGCTCGCCGGCCTCGACCACCCGACTGGCGGCGACCTGCTGGCCGGCGCCGCGCCGCTGAGCGATGCGCGGGAAGACACCCGGCTGATGTTCCAGGAAGCACGGCTGCTGCCATGGAAAAAGATCATCGACAACGTCGGCCTCGGCCTTAAAGGCAACTGGCGCTCGCAAGCTCTGGAGGCGCTGGAAGCGGTGGGTCTGGCCGATCGCGCCAACGAGTGGCCGGCCGCTTTGTCCGGCGGGCAGAAGCAGCGTGTGGCGCTGGCCCGGGCGCTGATTCACCAGCCGCGCCTGCTGTTGCTCGACGAGCCGCTGGGTGCGCTGGATGCGCTGACCCGCATCGAGATGCAGCAACTGATCGAACGACTCTGGCAAAAGCATGGGTTCACCGTGCTGCTGGTGACCCACGACGTCAGCGAAGCGGTGGCGATTGCCGACCGGGTGATTCTGATCGAGGACGGCGAAGTCGGCCTCGACCTGCAAGTGGAGTTGCCTCGTCCGCGAGTGCGCGGATCGCATCGACTGGCGGCGCTGGAAACCGAAGTGCTCAACCGTGTTCTGTCCCTGCCCGGCGAGCCGCCGGAGCCGGAACCTGTTTCACCACTGCCTACGCAATTGCGTTGGGCGCAATAA
- the ssuE gene encoding NADPH-dependent FMN reductase, whose amino-acid sequence MLVVSLGGSPSQRSRSGVLLERSQRWLQAQGVEVVSYQVRDFPAEDLLHARFDSPKVLDLLAQIENADGLLIATPVYKASFSGALKTVLDLLPERALNHKIVLPMATGGSIAHMLVVDYALKPVLSALKAQEMLQGIFAEDSQIAYGEGSAQAQLAPALEQRLHEALDQFVSAMARRPKPLEPGLLNERLLSARWSI is encoded by the coding sequence ATGCTGGTCGTCTCACTCGGTGGCAGTCCTAGCCAGCGCTCCCGCTCAGGAGTGTTGCTTGAGCGCTCGCAACGCTGGTTGCAGGCGCAAGGGGTGGAAGTGGTGAGTTATCAGGTGCGGGACTTCCCGGCCGAAGATTTGCTCCACGCCCGCTTCGACAGCCCGAAGGTGCTCGACCTGCTGGCGCAGATTGAAAACGCTGACGGTCTGCTGATCGCCACGCCGGTGTACAAGGCGTCGTTTTCCGGGGCGCTGAAGACCGTACTCGATCTGCTGCCCGAACGCGCCTTGAACCACAAGATTGTTCTGCCGATGGCCACCGGCGGCAGCATCGCCCACATGCTGGTGGTCGATTACGCGCTCAAGCCCGTGCTGTCGGCGTTGAAAGCCCAGGAAATGCTCCAGGGCATTTTCGCCGAGGACAGCCAGATCGCTTATGGCGAAGGCAGCGCCCAGGCGCAACTGGCGCCAGCGCTGGAACAGCGTCTGCATGAAGCGCTGGATCAGTTTGTCAGTGCCATGGCTCGCCGGCCGAAACCGCTGGAGCCGGGCCTGTTGAATGAACGTTTATTGAGTGCTCGCTGGAGCATTTGA
- a CDS encoding TetR/AcrR family transcriptional regulator produces the protein MTRPAPVRKPRARSQARIDSILDAARTLLAAEGVASLSIYSVAERAQIPPSSVYHFFASVPALLEALTADVHAAFRACLQAPIDHEALRDWRDLSRLVEERMLEIYDEDAAARQLILAQHGLTEVTQADRQHDIELGDLMHKLFDHHFELPRLPSDVDVFALAMELGDRVYARSVQQHGQITPRMAEEGMRVFDAYIGLYLPPYLPKRVL, from the coding sequence ATGACGCGTCCCGCCCCCGTTCGCAAACCCCGTGCCCGCAGCCAGGCGCGGATCGATTCGATACTCGACGCCGCGCGTACGCTGCTGGCCGCCGAGGGTGTGGCCAGTCTGTCGATCTACAGCGTCGCCGAACGCGCGCAGATTCCGCCCTCCTCCGTGTACCACTTCTTCGCCAGCGTCCCGGCACTGCTCGAAGCGCTGACCGCCGACGTGCATGCGGCGTTTCGCGCCTGCCTGCAAGCGCCGATCGACCACGAGGCGCTGCGCGACTGGCGTGACCTGTCGCGGCTGGTCGAAGAGCGGATGCTGGAGATCTACGACGAAGACGCGGCGGCCCGCCAGTTGATCCTCGCCCAGCACGGCCTGACCGAAGTGACCCAGGCCGACCGCCAGCACGACATCGAACTCGGCGACCTGATGCACAAGCTGTTCGACCATCACTTCGAATTGCCGCGCCTGCCGAGCGATGTCGATGTGTTCGCACTGGCGATGGAACTGGGCGACCGCGTGTATGCGCGCTCGGTGCAGCAGCACGGGCAGATCACACCGCGCATGGCCGAGGAAGGGATGCGGGTGTTTGATGCCTATATCGGCCTGTATCTGCCGCCTTACCTGCCCAAAAGAGTTCTCTAG
- the ssuC gene encoding aliphatic sulfonate ABC transporter permease SsuC, with the protein MNKIIHSLAPWALPVLLLAVWQLSVSAGWLSTRILPAPVAVIEAGVSLVRSGEIWTHLAISGWRAALGFTIGGSIGLVLGFITGLSKWGERLLDSSVQMIRNVPHLALIPLVILWFGIDESAKIFLVALGTLFPIYLNTYHGIRNVDPALVEMARSYGLSGFSLFWQVILPGALPSILVGVRFALGFMWLTLIVAETISASSGIGYLAMNAREFLQTDVVVLAILLYAVLGKLADLAARALERVWLRWHPAYQVAKGGAA; encoded by the coding sequence ATGAACAAAATTATCCACAGCCTCGCGCCCTGGGCGTTGCCGGTGCTGTTGCTGGCGGTGTGGCAGTTGTCGGTGTCGGCCGGTTGGTTGTCGACGCGAATCCTGCCGGCACCGGTGGCAGTGATCGAGGCCGGTGTCAGTCTGGTGCGCAGCGGCGAAATCTGGACGCATCTGGCGATCAGCGGCTGGCGCGCGGCACTCGGTTTCACCATCGGCGGCAGCATCGGCCTGGTGCTGGGCTTCATCACCGGCCTGTCGAAGTGGGGCGAGCGCCTGCTCGACAGCTCGGTACAGATGATCCGCAACGTGCCGCACCTGGCGCTGATTCCACTGGTGATCCTGTGGTTTGGCATCGACGAGTCGGCGAAGATTTTCCTGGTGGCACTGGGCACCTTGTTCCCGATTTACCTCAACACCTATCACGGCATCCGCAACGTCGATCCGGCGCTGGTGGAAATGGCGCGCAGTTATGGCTTGAGCGGTTTCAGCCTGTTCTGGCAGGTGATTCTGCCGGGCGCACTGCCTTCGATTCTGGTCGGTGTGCGCTTCGCGCTGGGCTTCATGTGGCTGACGCTGATCGTTGCCGAAACCATCTCCGCCAGCTCCGGCATCGGCTATCTGGCGATGAATGCCCGCGAGTTTTTGCAGACCGACGTGGTGGTGCTGGCGATCCTGCTTTACGCGGTACTCGGCAAGCTTGCTGATCTCGCCGCCCGTGCTCTTGAGCGTGTGTGGTTGCGCTGGCATCCGGCTTATCAGGTTGCCAAGGGAGGTGCGGCATGA
- the ssuD gene encoding FMNH2-dependent alkanesulfonate monooxygenase yields MSLNIFWFLPTHGDGHYLGTAEGARAVDHGYLQQVAQAADRLGFGGVLIPTGRSCEDSWLVAASLIPVTQRLKFLVALRPGIISPTVAARQAATLDRLSGGRALFNLVTGGDPEELAGDGLFLNHEERYQASVEFTRIWRRVLEGETVDYDGEHISVKGAKLLYPPIQQPRPPLYFGGSSEAAQDLAAEQVEMVLTWGEPPAAVAEKIEQVRAKAAKLGRTVRFGIRLHVIVRETNAEAWQAADRLISHLDDDTIKRAQASLARFDSVGQQRMAALHGGSRDNLEVSPNLWAGVGLVRGGAGTALVGDGPTVAARVKEYADLGIDTFIFSGYPHLEESYRVAELLFPHLDIERPELPKSAGYVSPFGEMVANDILPKAASQS; encoded by the coding sequence ATGAGCCTCAACATCTTCTGGTTCCTGCCTACCCACGGCGACGGCCATTACCTTGGCACCGCCGAAGGCGCCCGCGCCGTTGACCACGGTTATCTGCAACAGGTCGCGCAAGCGGCGGATCGTCTGGGCTTTGGCGGCGTGCTGATTCCCACCGGCCGCTCCTGCGAAGACTCGTGGCTGGTGGCCGCGTCGCTGATCCCGGTGACTCAGCGTCTGAAGTTCCTTGTCGCCCTGCGCCCCGGGATCATTTCCCCGACGGTCGCGGCGCGGCAGGCAGCGACCCTGGATCGTCTGTCCGGCGGCCGTGCGCTGTTCAACCTGGTGACCGGTGGCGATCCGGAAGAGTTGGCCGGTGATGGTCTGTTTCTCAACCATGAAGAGCGTTATCAGGCCTCGGTGGAGTTCACCCGGATCTGGCGTCGGGTGCTGGAAGGCGAAACCGTCGATTACGACGGCGAACACATCAGCGTGAAGGGCGCCAAGCTGCTTTATCCACCGATCCAGCAACCGCGTCCGCCGCTGTATTTCGGCGGCTCGTCGGAAGCGGCGCAGGATCTGGCTGCCGAACAGGTCGAAATGGTACTGACCTGGGGCGAGCCGCCAGCCGCAGTGGCCGAGAAGATCGAGCAAGTGCGCGCCAAAGCCGCCAAGCTCGGGCGTACCGTGCGCTTCGGCATTCGTTTGCATGTGATCGTGCGGGAAACCAACGCCGAAGCCTGGCAAGCGGCAGACCGGCTGATTTCGCATCTGGACGACGACACCATCAAACGTGCGCAAGCATCGCTGGCGCGCTTCGACTCGGTCGGTCAACAACGCATGGCCGCGCTGCACGGCGGCAGTCGCGACAACCTCGAAGTCAGCCCGAATCTGTGGGCCGGCGTCGGCCTGGTGCGTGGCGGTGCCGGTACCGCGCTGGTCGGCGATGGTCCAACCGTGGCCGCCCGCGTGAAGGAATACGCTGATCTGGGTATCGACACCTTCATCTTCTCCGGTTATCCACACCTCGAAGAATCGTACCGCGTCGCTGAACTGCTGTTCCCGCACCTCGACATCGAGCGCCCGGAACTGCCGAAAAGCGCCGGTTATGTCAGCCCGTTCGGCGAGATGGTAGCCAACGACATTCTTCCCAAAGCCGCGTCGCAGAGCTGA